In the genome of Notamacropus eugenii isolate mMacEug1 chromosome 5, mMacEug1.pri_v2, whole genome shotgun sequence, one region contains:
- the LOC140508721 gene encoding olfactory receptor 51I2-like produces MGLLANVTLSSSPFFLTGIPGLEAQHGWLSILFFAMYMVAIVGNTLILAAVRVDSSLHEPMYLFLSMLAVTEVGVSVSTLPTVMGILWFDAREISLGGCLAQMFFIHTFSCMESGVLLAMSYDRYVAIYNPLRYTTILTLPRIVIMGLGITLKSVAFMAPLPFLLQRLPFCHANVLSHSYCLHSDLIQLPCADTTLNSILGLSVVLASFGLDSLLIVFSYALILRTVLGIASNEGRLKALNTCASHICAVLLYYVPMIGVSVMHRAAKHASPIAHTLMSSAYLFVPPVLNPIIYSVKTKPIRKGILSLFSCKRVLP; encoded by the coding sequence ATGGGACTCCTGGCTAACGTCACCCTTTCCTCTTCACCCTTTTTCCTGACGGGCATCCCGGGTCTAGAAGCACAGCATGGCTGGCTCTCCATCCTCTTCTTTGCCATGTACATGGTGGCCATTGTGGGCAACACCCTAATCCTGGCAGCAGTGCGAGTGGACTCCTCTCTACATGAGCCCATGTACCTATTCCTGTCCATGCTGGCTGTCACTGAAGTGGGTGTTTCTGTCTCCACATTGCCCACTGTAATGGGCATCCTCTGGTTTGATGCCCGTGAGATAAGCTTGGGAGGCTGTCTAGCTCAGATGTTCTTTATCCACACTTTCTCCTGCATGGAGTCTGGTGTCCTGTTGGCTATGAGTTATGACCGCTATGTGGCCATCTACAACCCTCTGCGTTACACAACCATTCTGACTCTGCCCCGAATTGTCATCATGGGTTTGGGCATCACATTGAAGAGTGTGGCATTCATGGCACCGCTGCCATTCCTACTGCAACGCTTGCCCTTCTGCCATGCCAATGTCCTCTCCCACTCCTACTGTCTCCACTCAGATCTGATCCAGCTACCCTGTGCTGACACCACCCTGAACAGCATCCTGGGCTTGTCTGTTGTTCTGGCTTCCTTTGGACTAGACTCCCTGCTCATTGTGTTCTCCTATGCCTTAATCCTTCGCACTGTACTGGGCATTGCCTCAAATGAGGGGAGACTGAAGGCTCTCAATACCTGTGCCTCACACATCTGTGCTGTGCTCCTATACTATGTACCTATGATAGGAGTGTCTGTGATGCACAGAGCTGCCAAGCATGCCTCGCCCATCGCCCACACTCTCATGTCCAGTGCCTACCTCTTTGTGCCCCCTGTGCTAAATCCCATCATCTATAGTGTCAAGACCAAACCCATCCGCAAGGGAatactttccctcttctcttgcAAGAGGGTCCTGCCCTAA
- the LOC140508722 gene encoding olfactory receptor 51I1-like translates to MWDFNDSQFQPDKLQLTGIPGLETGEGWVALIFCLFYLISIGGNLAILGLVVRETALHQPMYYFLSMLSLNDLGVSLSTLPTVLGTFCFNYHEVGFDACLVQMFFIHTFSFMESGILLAMSFDRFVAICNPLRYATILTNTRIVFMGLTILAKSFVTLFPFPFLVKRLPFCKGNVLHHSYCLHPDLMTVACGDIHVNNIYGLFVVIFTYGVDSTFILLSYALILKAVLDIASKEQRLKALNTCISHICAVLAFYVPIIAVSMIHRFWKKAPPVVHVMMSNVYLFVPPMLNPIIYSVKTKEIRRGFLKIFQKS, encoded by the coding sequence ATGTGGGATTTCAATGACTCACAATTCCAACCAGACAAATTGCAGCTAACAGGTATCCCAGGTCTAGAGACTGGAGAAGGGTGGGTAGCACTCATCTTCTGCTTGTTCTACTTGATCTCCATTGGGGGCAACCTCGCCATCCTGGGCCTTGTGGTGAGAGAGACTGCCCTGCACCAGCCAATGTACTACTTCCTGTCCATGCTCTCCCTCAATGACCTAGGAGTTTCCCTATCTACACTGCCCACTGTACTGGGTACTTTTTGCTTTAACTACCATGAGGTTGGCTTTGATGCTTGTCTGGTTCAAATGTTCTTCATTCACACTTTCTCTTTCATGGAATCTGGGATCCTGCTGGCTATGAGTTTTGACCGTTTTGTGGCTATCTGCAACCCTCTACGTTATGCCACCATCCTCACTAACACCCGCATTGTGTTTATGGGCTTGACCATCCTTGCAAAGAGCTTTGTCacacttttccctttccccttcctagtGAAGCGGTTGCCTTTCTGCAAGGGCAATGTCCTGCACCATTCCTACTGCCTCCATCCTGACCTCATGACAGTTGCATGTGGAGACATCCATGTCAACAACATCTATGGACTCTTTGTGGTTATCTTTACCTATGGTGTTGACTCAACCTTCATCCTCCTATCCTATGCCCTTATCCTGAAGGCTGTACTAGACATTGCCTCCAAGGAACAGAGACTCAAGGCACTCAACACCTGTATTTCTCACATCTGTGCAGTTCTTGCCTTTTATGTGCCCATCATTGCTGTCTCTATGATCCACCGCTTCTGGAAGAAGGCCCCACCTGTAGTCCACGTCATGATGTCCAATGTATACCTCTTTGTGCCTCCCATGCTCAATCCTATCATCTACAGTGTGAAGACAAAGGAGATACGCCGGGGAtttctcaaaatctttcaaaaatcctAA